GGCATCTCAAGGACCTGAACGCGGTCGTCTTCCGCGTAATTGAACCTGCCTTCCTGGTGCATCATGGGGACGTCGACTTTCAAACCCGCCTTGACATGGAACGGCATCGTCGTCGTGTCCTTCGAGTTGAACTGGGTTTTCCACTTCCCTTTGAAATAGATGGCATTGGTCAGGACAAGCCTTGTGAGCACGGAGAGGTCATCGGGTTGGATGAGGTCCTTTATCTTCTCGCCGGTCCTTGCTTCCACCCATTTGTTGATCGTCTGCCTCGCCTGCTCGCGGTTTTCGTCGACCGTATAGTCAACCTCGTTGAAGCCTGCACGGTACCACTTGTTGGTCACGTCCAGGAAAGCCGGCAAGAAAGGGTAACCAACTTGCCCCCACAGAGAATTGGCCACCGAGAGCTGATACTCTCGGCCGCTTGTCCCGTCTGCGTTGAACGTTCCAGTGAGCCCCGAGAAGGCGGGATGAAGCTTGTCGTGATCCAATGTGAAATGCAGCACTCGAGCCATTTGCTCCGCTGTTTCCCCGCGCGCGCCTGCGTAGGTCATTGCCAGCGCGGACGAGATGCTGTACGGCGAGAAGAAAAGGTTGCCATCTTCCCTCGCCAGCTGTGAGTAAAGATCAAAGGTAAAGCAATTGTTCCCGGCGACGATCGAGTCCACATCCCTGCTGTCCATCGCCGACACCCCACCGCAGAAAGCGGACAGCACCCCTACGGTGCACATCAACATGGCGCCGACCACAAATGACCAGAGCCGCCATTTCATACTCCCCTTACCTCCTTCTCTCGTTCTCGCGACTCGAGAGCACCTACGCCGGTCAGCGTCCCGGTTGAGATCGCCATAGACTCGGTTCTGATGACTGGCGCGATGCAAACACGATGCCGGACCAACATGCCAGACATGGCCCTTCATCGATTCGACACCTCACTGCATGCCTCCTTGTGTGAGTTGTGGCGATGTGGAGGCCGTTCACCGTGCTTTGTCGAAATGTAGCCAATGTGACAGGAATTTCACGATCGATGTCGAATGGAGTATTGTTCGCGAAGGGCACAACGTCGGATACAGCAAGGCCCCCGGGGCCTTGACATGGAGCAAGGAGTCGGGACAAGTTGTCGCCGCAGCTGGTCGTCGCGAGTGAGCAGATGAATCTCAAGATGCTTGGCCCTATACCCCATGAGGTATATGCATGTGGTACTGGCCACCCTGCGCGAGTG
Above is a genomic segment from Bacillota bacterium containing:
- a CDS encoding serpin family protein, producing MKWRLWSFVVGAMLMCTVGVLSAFCGGVSAMDSRDVDSIVAGNNCFTFDLYSQLAREDGNLFFSPYSISSALAMTYAGARGETAEQMARVLHFTLDHDKLHPAFSGLTGTFNADGTSGREYQLSVANSLWGQVGYPFLPAFLDVTNKWYRAGFNEVDYTVDENREQARQTINKWVEARTGEKIKDLIQPDDLSVLTRLVLTNAIYFKGKWKTQFNSKDTTTMPFHVKAGLKVDVPMMHQEGRFNYAEDDRVQVLEMPYAGGELAMMILLPKPGHELAELESTLSDQELRSWASRLSQETVEVFLPRFKLERRFVLNEQLQSLGMTDAFDEMAADFSGMAPGRDLYISAVIHKSFVDVNEEGTEAAAATAVVMSGKSLSAQELSIFRADRPFVFFIRDLRSGCILFVGRLVDPRS